Proteins encoded within one genomic window of Bombus pyrosoma isolate SC7728 linkage group LG13, ASM1482585v1, whole genome shotgun sequence:
- the LOC122574408 gene encoding kinesin-like protein KIF3B isoform X2 — translation MDKSDNQLKTWKKKSMKTSGSADVVTQRVQVVVRCRPMDEKELARGYTRVVDVFPSRGVVEIRHPRDDPSTDNVKVFTFDAVYDWNSSQQDLYEETVRPLVSSVLDGFNGTIFAYGQTGTGKTYTMEGLKSDHERRGVIPRSFEHIFNHIGRSENMQYLVRASYLEIYQEEIRDLLQPDQSLRFELKEKPDTGVFVKDLSTSVCKSAVEIQQLMNTGNQNRTIGATNMNEHSSRSHAIFLITIEMGSIDDSSGIRVGRLNLVDLAGSERQSKTGASGERLKEASKINLSLSALGNVISALVDGKTTHVPYRDSKLTRLLQDSLGGNSKTIMVANIGPASYNYDESLTTLRYANRAKNIKNKPKINEDPKDALLRQYQEEIGRLKEKLAQKGTVQRRKKKSKRKKGDEAMDSESEAEDSRGEDNKIETDKKLIAEQLKAEKQETEALIMRIKDLESKMLCGGKNIIDHTNEQQRTLEQKAAEIAERKKREVEMQQKLEDEELTMLGVKETYSNLQQEVDVKSRKLRKCFNKLQVLKQELEDVTNDFNRDRRDLEQTQHELMKELKLKYLIIENFIPDEEKNKILSRIHLDEEEDGWVVKETEPSSVDLIRRPTSIPGARRPVSEYARIALAMGGGSRYAGENILNLDLDMPARTTLDYQGPAIAPTIQAVLEEALRDEGDIDVDASSAKLRSKPRLQSAKIRPKSVGKIPQIPAPVYPKMRGLVPK, via the coding sequence ATGGATAAGTCGGACAACCAGCTGAAAACctggaaaaagaagagcaTGAAGACGAGCGGCTCGGCGGACGTCGTGACCCAGCGCGTCCAGGTGGTCGTGCGTTGCAGACCGATGGACGAGAAGGAGTTAGCCCGTGGTTATACGCGTGTGGTCGACGTATTCCCTTCGAGGGGAGTGGTCGAGATTCGTCATCCGCGGGACGATCCTTCCACCGACAATGTGAAAGTTTTCACGTTCGATGCGGTCTATGACTGGAATTCCAGCCAACAAGACCTCTACGAGGAAACGGTCAGGCCACTGGTATCCTCGGTTCTTGACGGTTTCAACGGTACCATCTTCGCTTACGGCCAAACCGGAACAGGCAAAACGTACACCATGGAGGGCCTGAAGAGCGATCACGAGAGACGCGGTGTAATTCCACGATCGTTCGAGCATATTTTTAATCACATAGGCAGATCAGAGAACATGCAATACCTGGTGAGAGCTAGTTACCTTGAAATATATCAGGAAGAGATTCGCGACCTTCTGCAGCCCGACCAGAGTCTCAGATTCGAGTTGAAGGAGAAACCAGACACTGGTGTATTCGTTAAAGACCTATCCACGTCGGTGTGCAAGAGCGCCGTTGAGATTCAGCAGTTGATGAACACCGGAAATCAGAATAGAACCATTGGCGCTACTAATATGAACGAACATAGTTCCAGGTCGCACGCGATATTTTTGATCACTATTGAAATGGGTTCGATCGATGATAGCAGTGGGATTAGGGTCGGTCGTCTGAACCTGGTAGATCTCGCGGGCAGTGAAAGGCAAAGCAAGACTGGAGCCTCTGGCGAGAGACTCAAGGAAGCCAGTAAAATCAATTTGAGCTTATCAGCGCTGGGAAATGTAATCTCGGCCTTGGTAGACGGGAAGACAACGCACGTGCCGTATAGAGATTCCAAGTTAACGCGGCTGCTGCAAGACTCTTTAGGTGGCAACTCGAAGACCATCATGGTTGCAAACATTGGGCCCGCTAGTTACAATTACGACGAGTCTTTGACAACGCTACGGTATGCGAATCGGGCAAAGAACATTAAGAACAAGccaaaaataaacgaagatcCGAAGGACGCGCTATTGAGACAGTATCAGGAAGAGATCGGCCGATTGAAGGAGAAGCTGGCGCAAAAGGGCACTGTGCaaagacgaaagaagaaatcgaagagaaagaagggagaCGAAGCCATGGACTCAGAGTCGGAAGCGGAAGACAGCCGGGGAgaggataataaaatagagacggataagaaattaatcgcGGAACAATTGAAAGCCGAGAAGCAAGAGACGGAGGCACTCATAATGAGAATAAAGGATTTAGAAAGTAAGATGCTTTGCGGTGGTAAGAATATCATTGACCATACTAACGAACAACAGAGAACACTGGAACAGAAAGCCGCGGAAATTGctgagagaaagaaacgagaggtcgAAATGCAACAGAAACTGGAGGATGAAGAGCTAACTATGCTAGGCGTGAAAGAAACTTATTCGAACTTGCAACAAGAAGTGGATGTGAAGTCGAGGAAGCTGAGGAAATGTTTCAATAAGTTACAAGTTCTCAAGCAGGAACTCGAAGACGTCACTAACGACTTCAACAGAGACAGAAGAGACTTAGAACAAACTCAACACGAGCTAATGAAGGAACTAAAACTAAAGTATCTTATAATCGAGAATTTCATTCCCgacgaagagaagaataaGATCCTATCGAGAATTCACCTCGACGAAGAAGAGGACGGTTGGGTAGTAAAGGAAACGGAACCATCCAGCGTAGACTTGATAAGGAGACCCACGTCGATTCCTGGTGCCCGTAGGCCAGTCTCGGAATATGCCCGAATTGCTCTAGCCATGGGAGGAGGTAGTCGTTATGCGggtgaaaatatattgaatctAGACCTAGATATGCCAGCTAGAACAACGCTAGACTATCAAGGACCCGCTATCGCACCTACGATTCAAGCTGTTCTCGAAGAAGCGTTGCGAGACGAAGGAGACATCGACGTCGATGCGTCTAGTGCGAAACTTAGATCGAAACCACGTTTACAATCCGCGAAAATACGACCTAAAAGCGTTGGAAAGATCCCTCAAATCCCAGCGCCGGTTTATCCAAAGATGAGAGGTCTCGTACCGAAgtag
- the LOC122574408 gene encoding kinesin-like protein KIF3B isoform X1, whose protein sequence is MEYEIKGVSNFSHRSKRKNSTVDGELEYWMTRLPEALKSLPIIRLAIPGEAVSAVNMDKSDNQLKTWKKKSMKTSGSADVVTQRVQVVVRCRPMDEKELARGYTRVVDVFPSRGVVEIRHPRDDPSTDNVKVFTFDAVYDWNSSQQDLYEETVRPLVSSVLDGFNGTIFAYGQTGTGKTYTMEGLKSDHERRGVIPRSFEHIFNHIGRSENMQYLVRASYLEIYQEEIRDLLQPDQSLRFELKEKPDTGVFVKDLSTSVCKSAVEIQQLMNTGNQNRTIGATNMNEHSSRSHAIFLITIEMGSIDDSSGIRVGRLNLVDLAGSERQSKTGASGERLKEASKINLSLSALGNVISALVDGKTTHVPYRDSKLTRLLQDSLGGNSKTIMVANIGPASYNYDESLTTLRYANRAKNIKNKPKINEDPKDALLRQYQEEIGRLKEKLAQKGTVQRRKKKSKRKKGDEAMDSESEAEDSRGEDNKIETDKKLIAEQLKAEKQETEALIMRIKDLESKMLCGGKNIIDHTNEQQRTLEQKAAEIAERKKREVEMQQKLEDEELTMLGVKETYSNLQQEVDVKSRKLRKCFNKLQVLKQELEDVTNDFNRDRRDLEQTQHELMKELKLKYLIIENFIPDEEKNKILSRIHLDEEEDGWVVKETEPSSVDLIRRPTSIPGARRPVSEYARIALAMGGGSRYAGENILNLDLDMPARTTLDYQGPAIAPTIQAVLEEALRDEGDIDVDASSAKLRSKPRLQSAKIRPKSVGKIPQIPAPVYPKMRGLVPK, encoded by the coding sequence GTGAAGCCGTATCAGCCGTCAACATGGATAAGTCGGACAACCAGCTGAAAACctggaaaaagaagagcaTGAAGACGAGCGGCTCGGCGGACGTCGTGACCCAGCGCGTCCAGGTGGTCGTGCGTTGCAGACCGATGGACGAGAAGGAGTTAGCCCGTGGTTATACGCGTGTGGTCGACGTATTCCCTTCGAGGGGAGTGGTCGAGATTCGTCATCCGCGGGACGATCCTTCCACCGACAATGTGAAAGTTTTCACGTTCGATGCGGTCTATGACTGGAATTCCAGCCAACAAGACCTCTACGAGGAAACGGTCAGGCCACTGGTATCCTCGGTTCTTGACGGTTTCAACGGTACCATCTTCGCTTACGGCCAAACCGGAACAGGCAAAACGTACACCATGGAGGGCCTGAAGAGCGATCACGAGAGACGCGGTGTAATTCCACGATCGTTCGAGCATATTTTTAATCACATAGGCAGATCAGAGAACATGCAATACCTGGTGAGAGCTAGTTACCTTGAAATATATCAGGAAGAGATTCGCGACCTTCTGCAGCCCGACCAGAGTCTCAGATTCGAGTTGAAGGAGAAACCAGACACTGGTGTATTCGTTAAAGACCTATCCACGTCGGTGTGCAAGAGCGCCGTTGAGATTCAGCAGTTGATGAACACCGGAAATCAGAATAGAACCATTGGCGCTACTAATATGAACGAACATAGTTCCAGGTCGCACGCGATATTTTTGATCACTATTGAAATGGGTTCGATCGATGATAGCAGTGGGATTAGGGTCGGTCGTCTGAACCTGGTAGATCTCGCGGGCAGTGAAAGGCAAAGCAAGACTGGAGCCTCTGGCGAGAGACTCAAGGAAGCCAGTAAAATCAATTTGAGCTTATCAGCGCTGGGAAATGTAATCTCGGCCTTGGTAGACGGGAAGACAACGCACGTGCCGTATAGAGATTCCAAGTTAACGCGGCTGCTGCAAGACTCTTTAGGTGGCAACTCGAAGACCATCATGGTTGCAAACATTGGGCCCGCTAGTTACAATTACGACGAGTCTTTGACAACGCTACGGTATGCGAATCGGGCAAAGAACATTAAGAACAAGccaaaaataaacgaagatcCGAAGGACGCGCTATTGAGACAGTATCAGGAAGAGATCGGCCGATTGAAGGAGAAGCTGGCGCAAAAGGGCACTGTGCaaagacgaaagaagaaatcgaagagaaagaagggagaCGAAGCCATGGACTCAGAGTCGGAAGCGGAAGACAGCCGGGGAgaggataataaaatagagacggataagaaattaatcgcGGAACAATTGAAAGCCGAGAAGCAAGAGACGGAGGCACTCATAATGAGAATAAAGGATTTAGAAAGTAAGATGCTTTGCGGTGGTAAGAATATCATTGACCATACTAACGAACAACAGAGAACACTGGAACAGAAAGCCGCGGAAATTGctgagagaaagaaacgagaggtcgAAATGCAACAGAAACTGGAGGATGAAGAGCTAACTATGCTAGGCGTGAAAGAAACTTATTCGAACTTGCAACAAGAAGTGGATGTGAAGTCGAGGAAGCTGAGGAAATGTTTCAATAAGTTACAAGTTCTCAAGCAGGAACTCGAAGACGTCACTAACGACTTCAACAGAGACAGAAGAGACTTAGAACAAACTCAACACGAGCTAATGAAGGAACTAAAACTAAAGTATCTTATAATCGAGAATTTCATTCCCgacgaagagaagaataaGATCCTATCGAGAATTCACCTCGACGAAGAAGAGGACGGTTGGGTAGTAAAGGAAACGGAACCATCCAGCGTAGACTTGATAAGGAGACCCACGTCGATTCCTGGTGCCCGTAGGCCAGTCTCGGAATATGCCCGAATTGCTCTAGCCATGGGAGGAGGTAGTCGTTATGCGggtgaaaatatattgaatctAGACCTAGATATGCCAGCTAGAACAACGCTAGACTATCAAGGACCCGCTATCGCACCTACGATTCAAGCTGTTCTCGAAGAAGCGTTGCGAGACGAAGGAGACATCGACGTCGATGCGTCTAGTGCGAAACTTAGATCGAAACCACGTTTACAATCCGCGAAAATACGACCTAAAAGCGTTGGAAAGATCCCTCAAATCCCAGCGCCGGTTTATCCAAAGATGAGAGGTCTCGTACCGAAgtag